Proteins co-encoded in one uncultured Draconibacterium sp. genomic window:
- a CDS encoding BamA/TamA family outer membrane protein, with protein sequence LLGSLEGALFVDAGNIWAINQNDNREGAQFKLNKFYKQFAVGTGTGFRFDLSYFILRTDIGMKLRDPAAARGQRWIIGNRSLTGDDFTFSFAIGYPF encoded by the coding sequence TTTGTTAGGCTCATTAGAAGGAGCTCTTTTTGTTGATGCCGGCAACATTTGGGCAATTAATCAGAATGATAACAGGGAAGGTGCCCAGTTTAAGCTGAATAAGTTTTATAAGCAGTTTGCTGTAGGAACCGGTACTGGATTTCGCTTTGATTTGTCCTATTTTATTCTTCGTACTGATATTGGAATGAAACTTCGCGATCCTGCTGCTGCCCGGGGCCAACGATGGATAATTGGCAACCGGAGTTTAACCGGTGATGATTTCACTTTCTCTTTTGCAATTGGTTATCCATTTTAA